In Carya illinoinensis cultivar Pawnee chromosome 16, C.illinoinensisPawnee_v1, whole genome shotgun sequence, a single window of DNA contains:
- the LOC122298802 gene encoding uncharacterized protein LOC122298802 gives MERSLGSSLELESEGRMKGNDVVRWLEEHPPLFDGKGMELDADNWLERLEKIFSVISCTKEQKVEFTAYNLANVANGWWKATRGFIQQELSEATPISWNKFKEAFNDRFFPLSIREAKAREFADLKQGTMTVR, from the exons GAACTAGAAAGTGAAGgaagaatgaaaggaaatgatgtTGTACGATGGCTTGAAGAA CATCCTCCGTTGTTTGATGGCAAGGGTATGGAACTAGATGCAGATAATTGGTTAGAGCGCTTGGAGAAAATTTTCAGTGTAATCAGCTGTACCAAGGAACAAAAGGTAGAATTTACAGCGTATAACTTGGCGAATGTGGCCAATGGGTGGTGGAAGGCCACTCGCGGATTTATTCAGCAGGAATTGAGTGAAGCTACCCCTATATCAtggaataaatttaaagaggCATTTAATGACCGGTTCTTTCCTTTATCCATTCGAGAGGCCAAGGCTCGAGAGTTTGCTGACTTGAAACAAGGTACAATGACAGTGAGATAG
- the LOC122298801 gene encoding uncharacterized protein LOC122298801, whose product MDSLLALKIRKFADLEDRAVILEENLRVRAGEFNQRKRQFHVMEQNKGKRPMYSPMPKPIQVIKPPQRGTTTPRPACQNCGKPHAGKCLTGTNICFKCCKVGHLVRECPMLVAPNTQVQNPGQKNPAPARVFALTFDDADTSPDVVTSILSLFSHRALVLFDSGATHSFISSKYACLSERAPKPLEPMMSVSSPLGKSVNCQFVLKRCAIKIQDRYLLADLILFDMEEFDVILGMDWLSQYHASLECFKKKVVLRPPGELEFRFCAAAKSTMPKVISALKATTMLKKGCAGFLASLVMPQPNGPKLQNIEVVKDFPDVFPDELPGLPPDREIEFSIDLIPGMAPISKTPYRMAPVELEELKDQLQ is encoded by the coding sequence ATGGACTCCCTTCTTGCATTGAAGATTAGGAAGTTCGCGGACTTGGAAGATAGAGCAGTGATACTTGAGGAGAATTTACGAGTCCGGGCAGGGGAATTCAATCAAAGGAAGAGGCAATTTCATGTCATGGAGCAAAATAAGGGCAAGAGACCTATGTACAGCCCAATGCCCAAGCCAATCCAAGTGATCAAACCTCCCCAACGTGGTACAACAACACCTCGCCCCGCATGCCAGAACTGTGGCAAACCTCATGCCGGAAAGTGCCTTACGGGGACTAACATCTGTTTTAAATGTTGTAAGGTGGGTCATTTGGTACGGGAGTGTCCAATGCTTGTGGCCCCTAATACTCAAGTTCAGAATCCAGGGCAGAAGAATCCAGCACCGGCCCGAGTTTTCGCGTTAACATTTGATGATGCTGATACTTCTCCTGATGTGGTGACAAGTATTCTTTCCCTGTTTTCGCATCGTGCTTTAGTCctatttgattctggtgctacGCATTCATTTATATCCAGTAAATATGCATGCCTGAGCGAGAGAGCACCTAAACCTCTTGAACCAATGATGTCTGTTTCTTCACCTCTTGGGAAATCTGTGAATTGTCAGTTTGTGCTGAAGCGTTGCGCGATAAAGATACAAGATCGATATCTCCTTgctgatttgatattatttgaCATGGAGGAGTTCGATGTGATTTTGGGCATGGATTGGTTGTCTCAATACCATGCTAGCTTGGAGTGCTTCAAGAAGAAAGTAGTTTTGAGACCACCAGGTGAGTTAGAGTTCCGTTTCTGTGCTGCGGCTAAGAGTACTATGCCGAAGGTGATCTCTGCATTAAAGGCCACCACTATGTTAAAGAAGGGTTGTGCAGGATTTCTTGCTAGTTTGGTGATGCCACAACCAAATGGGCCTAAGTTGCAAAATATTGAGGTGGTGAAGGATTTTCCTGATGTTTTTCCAGACGAACTACCTGGCTTACCTCCGGATAGGGAGATTGAGTTCTCTATAGATCTCATTCCGGGAATGGCACCTATCTCTAAAACGCCATACCGGATGGCACCTGTAGAGCTCGAGGAgcttaaggatcaattgcaaTAA